One Lepisosteus oculatus isolate fLepOcu1 chromosome 13, fLepOcu1.hap2, whole genome shotgun sequence genomic region harbors:
- the LOC102693639 gene encoding extracellular calcium-sensing receptor-like → MVVGVLTSEKQNICRLQGTGVFPDFFKDGDIMIGGVFAIHSKTEETELNFKTKPQHQECKSFNFGEFQSAQTMIFAIEEINNRTDLLPGISLGYKIYDSCDFSPSSVRAALALMNGNEETLSDASCSRPAAVQAIIGESASSTSIAIAGTVASFNIPVISHFATCACLSNRRRFPSFFRTIPSDYYQSRALAQLVKHFGWTWVGTIRSDNDYGNNGMATFVQAAQKEGICIAYSEAIYDTYPRDKFLKTIDVIKKSTAKVIVAFLDQGDITVLLKELSLQNVTGHQWIGSEAWITASNVASAEGYTLLSGSIGFAVIKTKIEGLSNSLLNEFWEIAFNCSFNEKATTDRLSCTGTEHLSVLRNGYADESGMRNYNNVYKAVYAIAYSLHNLLKCKKEEDIFANFTCAKTTYIEPWQVLENLKTVNFTTKIGENVAFDDNGDPVARYELVNWQLVNESTIQFVTVGRYDSSLAADRRFVMDDIHIIWAGGQEQKPESVCSESCLPGTRKAAQRGRPVCCYDCIRCAEGEISNTTDSNECIQCPSKYWSNERRDKCVLKPIEFLSFGEIMGILLSIFSLVGTCLTLVIALIFFKYKDTPIVKANNSEMSFLLLFSLTLCFLCSLTFIGQPSDWSCMLRHTAFGITFVLCISCVLGKTIVVLMAFRATLPGSNIMKWFGLKQQRLSVLSFTLLQALICTVWLILSPPFPKQNMKYYKDRIILECDLGSAGAFWAELGYIGFLSAMCFVLAFLARKLPDNFNEAKFITFSMLIFCAVWITFIPAYISSPGKYTVAVEIFAILASNFGLLFCIFAPKCYIVLLKRELNTRKHIMGQMPLKSQ, encoded by the exons ATGGTTGTTGGCGTTTTGACATCAGAGAAACAGAATATTTGTAGACTTCAAGGTACAGGTGTTTTTCCAGACTTCTTTAAAGACGGAGATATTATGATTGGGGGAGTGTTTGCAATCCACAGCAAGACAGAGGAGACAGAACTCAACTTTAAAACCAAACCACAGCATCAGGAATGTAAAAG TTTCAATTTTGGGGAATTTCAGTCAGCACAGACAATGATTTTTGCCATTGAAGAAATAAACAACAGAACAGATCTTCTTCCTGGAATTTCTCTGGGCTACAAGATCTATGATTCTTGTGACTTCTCACCTTCTTCTGTAAGAGCGGCCCTGGCTTTAATGAATGGAAATGAGGAAACTCTCTCTGACGCCTCCTGCTCCAGACCAGCTGCAGTTCAAGCTATAATAGGAGAGTCTGCATCATCAACAAGCATTGCAATCGCAGGAACTGTTGCATCTTTTAACATTCCTGTG ATCAGTCACTTTGCTACATGTGCATGTCTGAGCAATAGAAGGAGATTCCCTTCATTCTTCAGAACCATCCCCAGTGACTATTATCAGAGCAGAGCCCTGGCTCAGcttgtgaagcactttggatGGACCTGGGTTGGGACTATTAGAAGTGACAATGATTATGGCAATAATGGGATGGCTACATTTGTACAGGCTGCTCAGAAAGAGGGGATCTGTATTGCATACTCAGAGGCCATTTATGACACATACCCCCGAGATAAATTTCTTAAGACCATAGATGTTATAAAGAAGAGCACTGCTAAAGTTATTGTAGCCTTCCTAGATCAAGGAGACATAACTGTTTTGTTAAAAGAATTATCCCTTCAGAATGTAACTGGTCACCAATGGATTGGCAGTGAAGCCTGGATTACTGCCAGTAATGTTGCCAGTGCAGAAGGTTATACGCTTCTGAGTGGATCCATTGGATTTGCTGTCATTAAAACCAAAATAGAAGGGCTAA GTAACAGCCTCTTAAATGAATTTTGGGAAATTGCATTTAATTGTTCTTTTAATGAAAAAGCAACGACAGACAGACTATCTTGCACAGGGACTGAACATTTAAGTGTGTTAAGAAATGGGTACGCAGATGAATCGGGGATGAGAAATTACAATAATGTATATAAAGCAGTATATGCTATTGCATACTCCCTTCACAATCTGCTTAAATGTAAGAAAGAGGAAGACATATTTGCTAATTTCacttgtgcaaaaacaacatacaTTGAACCATGGCAG GTGCTTGAAAACCTGAAAACTGTAAATTTTACAACCAAAATCggagaaaatgttgcttttgatGACAATGGAGATCCAGTTGCGAGATATGAATTAGTGAACTGGCAGCTTGTTAATGAGAGCACTATCCAGTTTGTGACTGTTGGACGCTATGACAGTTCGTTGGCAGCAGATCGCCGGTTCGTCATGGATGACATTCACATCATTTGGGCTGGTGGTCAAGAGCAG AAGCCTGAGTCAGTGTGCAGTGAGAGCTGTCTCCCAGGCACTCGAAAGGCAGCTCAGAGAGGAAGGCCTGTGTGTTGCTATGACTGCATACGATGTGCTGAAGGAGAGATCAGCAACACTACAG ATTCTAATGAATGTATCCAGTGTCCTTCCAAATACTGGTCTAATGAGAGAAGAGACAAATGTGTACTTAAACCAATTGAATTCCTATCCTTTGGAGAAATCATGGGAATACTACTCAGTATATTTTCTTTGGTTGGGACTTGTTTAACCTTAGTCATTGCTTTGATCTTCTTTAAATATAAAGACACTCCCATTGTCAAAGCCAATAACTCTGAAATGAGTttccttctgctcttttcattgactctgtgtttcctctgttcaCTTACTTTCATTGGCCAGCCCTCTGACTGGTCCTGTATGTTGCGCCACACAGCATTTGGGATCACATTTGTCCTGTGCATCTCTTGTGTTCTGGGGAAAACAATAGTGGTGTTAATGGCCTTTAGGGCTACACTGCCAGGCAGTAACATTATGAAATGGTTTGGACTCAAACAGCAGCGGTTAAGTGTTCTTTCTTTTACACTTCTCCAGGCTTTAATATGCACTGTATGGCTGATTCTTTCTCCTCCTTTTCCAaagcaaaatatgaaatattataaAGACAGAATTATTCTGGAGTGTGACCTTGGATCTGCAGGTGCATTCTGGGCTGAGTTAGGGTATATAGGATTCCTCTCTGCCATGTGCTTTGTGCTCGCTTTCCTGGCTCGGAAACTGCCTGATAACTTCAATGaagccaaattcattacattcagcATGCTCATATTCTGTGCTGTCTGGATCACCTTTATCCCAGCTTATATCAGCTCTCCTGGAAAGTATACGGTAGCTGTggaaatatttgctattttggCTTCTAATTTTGGTTTACTGTTCTGTATATTTGCACCTAAATGTTACATTGTTTTACTAAAGCGTGAATTAAACACAAGGAAACACATAATGGGCCAAATGCCCTTAAAGTCACAATAA
- the LOC138242238 gene encoding extracellular calcium-sensing receptor-like, which translates to MMVVGVLTSEKQNICRLQGTSVFPDFFKDGDIVIGGVFAIHSKTEETELNFKTKPERRACKRINLGEFQSAQTMIFAIEEINNRTDLLPGVSLGYRIFDSCDSSASSVRAAMALMNGYEESSDTSCSRPAAVQAIIGESTSSTSIAISEVFAAFHIPVISHFATCACLSNRRRFPSFFRTIPSDYYQSRALAQLVKHFGWTWVGAIRSDNDYGNNGMATFVQAAQKEGICIEYSEAIYDTYPREKFLKTIDVIKKSTAKVIVAFLDQGDITVLLKELSLQNVTGHQWIGSEAWITASNIATAEGYKLLSGSIGFAVIKTKIEGLSEFLLDVHPNHFPGNTLLNEFWETVFNCSLNEEATTDRLSCTETEHLSVLKNGYADESGMRNYNNVYKAVYAIAYSLHNLLKCKKEEDIFANFTCAKTTYIEPWQVLENLKTVNFTTKIGENVAFDDNGDPVARYELVNWQLVNESTIQFVTVGRYDSSLATDRRFVMDDVHIIWAGGQEQKPESVCSESCLPGTRKAVQRGRPVCCYDCIRCAEGEISNTTDSNECIQCPLKYWSNKIRTKCVLKPIEFLSFGELMGIVLSIFSLVGTCLTLGIALIFFKFKHTPIVKANNCELSFLLLFSLTLCFLCSLTFIGQPSDWSCMLRHTAFGITFVLCISCVLGKTIVVLMAFRATQPGSNIMKWFGPKQQRLSVLSFTLLQALICTIWLTLSPPFPKQNMKYYKDRIILECDLGSAGAFWTVLGYIGFLSAMCFVLAFLARKLPDNFNEAKFITFSMLIFCAVWITFIPAYISTPGKFTVAVEIFAILASNFGLLFCIFAPKCYIVLLKHELNTRKHLFGEMPLKSL; encoded by the exons ATGATGGTTGTTGGCGTTTTGACATCAGAGAAACAGAATATTTGTAGACTTCAAGGTACAAGTGTTTTTCCAGACTTCTTTAAAGACGGAGATATTGTGATTGGCGGAGTGTTTGCAATCCACAGCAAGACTGAGGAGACAGAACTCAACTTTAAAACCAAACCAGAGCGTCGAGCATGCAAAAG GATAAACTTGGGAGAATTTCAGTCAGCACAAACAATGATCTTTGCCATTGAGGAAATCAACAACAGAACGGATCTTCTTCCCGGTGTGTCTCTGGGATATAGGATTTTTGATTCTTGTGACTCCTCAGCTTCTTCTGTAAGAGCAGCTATGGCTCTGATGAACGGATATGAGGAATCTTCTGACACCTCCTGCTCCAGACCAGCTGCAGTTCAAGCTATAATAGGAGAGTCTACATCATCAACAAGCATTGCAATCTCAGAAGTTTTTGCAGCTTTTCATATACCTGTG ATCAGTCATTTTGCTACCTGTGCATGTCTGAGCAATAGAAGGAGATTCCCTTCATTCTTCAGAACCATCCCCAGTGACTATTATCAGAGCAGAGCCCTGGCTCAGcttgtgaagcactttggatGGACCTGGGTTGGAGCCATTAGAAGTGACAATGATTATGGCAATAATGGGATGGCTACATTTGTACAGGCTGCTCAGAAAGAGGGGATTTGTATTGAATACTCAGAGGCCATTTATGATACCTATCCCCGAGAGAAATTTCTTAAGACCATAGATGTTATAAAGAAGAGCACAGCAAAAGTTATTGTAGCCTTCCTAGATCAAGGAGACATAACTGTTTTGTTAAAAGAATTATCCCTTCAGAATGTAACTGGTCACCAATGGATTGGCAGTGAAGCCTGGATTACTGCCAGTAATATTGCCACTGCAGAAGGTTATAAGCTTCTGAGTGGATCCATTGGATTTGCTGTCATTAAAACCAAAATAGAAGGGCTAAGTGAGTTTTTATTAGATGTTCACCCTAATCATTTTCCAGGTAACACTCTTTTAAATGAGTTTTGGGAAACTGTTTTCAACTGTTCTCTGAATGAAGAAGCAACGACAGACAGACTATCTTGCACAGAGACTGAACACTTAAGTGTATTAAAAAATGGGTACGCAGATGAATCAGGGATGAGAAATTACAATAATGTATATAAAGCAGTATATGCTATTGCATACTCCCTTCACAATCTGCTTAAATGTAAGAAAGAGGAAGACATATTTGCTAATTTCacttgtgcaaaaacaacatacaTTGAACCATGGCAG GTGCTTGAGAACCTGAAAACTGTAAATTTTACAACCAAAATCggagaaaatgttgcttttgatGACAATGGAGATCCAGTTGCGAGATATGAATTAGTGAACTGGCAGCTTGTTAACGAGAGCACTATCCAGTTTGTGACTGTTGGACGCTATGACAGTTCGTTGGCAACAGATCGCCGGTTCGTCATGGATGACGTTCACATCATTTGGGCTGGTGGTCAAGAGCAG AAGCCTGAGTCAGTGTGCAGTGAGAGCTGTCTCCCAGGCACTCGAAAGGCAGTTCAGAGAGGGAGGCCTGTGTGTTGCTATGACTGCATACGATGTGCTGAAGGAGAGATCAGCAACACCACAG attcTAATGAATGTATCCAGTGCCCTTTGAAATATTGGTCAAATAAGATAAGAACCAAATGTGTGCTTAAACCAATTGAATTCCTGTCCTTTGGAGAACTCATGGGAATAGTGCTCAGTATATTTTCTTTGGTTGGGACTTGTTTAACCTTAGGCATCGCTTTGATcttctttaaatttaaacacacTCCTATTGTTAAAGCCAATAACTGTGAACTGAGTttccttctgctcttttcattgactctgtgtttcctctgttcaCTTACTTTCATTGGCCAGCCCTCTGACTGGTCCTGTATGTTGCGCCACACAGCATTTGGGATCACATTTGTCCTGTGCATCTCTTGTGTTCTGGGGAAAACAATAGTGGTGTTAATGGCCTTTAGGGCTACACAACCTGGCAGCAACATTATGAAATGGTTTGGGCCCAAACAGCAGCGGTTAAGTGTTCTTTCTTTTACACTTCTCCAGGCTTTAATATGCACCATATGGCTGACTCTTTCCCCTCCTTTTCCAaagcaaaatatgaaatattataaAGACCGAATCATTCTGGAGTGTGACCTGGGATCTGCAGGTGCATTCTGGACTGTGTTAGGATACATAGGATTCCTCTCTGCCATGTGCTTTGTGCTCGCTTTCCTGGCTCGGAAACTGCCTGATAACTTCAACGAAGCtaaattcattacattcagcATGCTCATATTCTGTGCTGTCTGGATCACCTTTATCCCAGCTTATATCAGTACACCTGGGAAGTTCACAGTAGCTGTggaaatatttgctattttggCTTCTAATTTTGGTTtactattttgtatttttgcaccTAAATGTTACATAGTTTTACTGAAGCATGAATTAAACACAAGGAAGCACTTATTTGGTGAAATGCCCTTAAAGTCACTATAA